TCATGGAAAAATGTCCATGAGAAAAATGCCGTGCAAAATGTGCAAGGGATTATATGATTCCTAATTTCTTCCCTGCTGTTGCCATCTTTTCTATGAATGCATCGAGCTCTTCCCTTGAATGAGCAGCGCTGATTTGCACCCTTATCTCATCCCTGCCTTTCGGGACAACTGGAAAATTTATGTTTGTCACAAGGATGCCGGCCTCGAATAATGCCTTGGTCAGCGCCTTTGTTTTGGCTGTGTCGCCAATCAGCAAAGGCTGTATTGGGTGTGAAGAGTCACAGGCAAATTTGAAGCCGAGCTTGGTTGCCTTTTCCTTAAAATAAGAGATGTTTGAGTTAAGGTTATGCAAAAGCCTGTGGCCCTCTGCGCTGTCAACAAGATTGACAGAAGCCAATGAAGCGCCTGCCGTGCCAGGTGAAAACGGGTTTGAGTAGATGTAAGTTGCGGATGACTCCCGCAGATAGTCAACCATTGTCTTGTCGCCGACAACATAGCCGCCGTCAGCCCCAAATCCCTTGCCAAGCGTCCCGACCAGTAAGTCGCATTTCCCGTTTGACGCCTCTTCGCACCCTCTTCCTGTTTTTCCAAATCCTGCAACTCCATGGCTGTCATCAACAACCGTGATGATTCCTTCCTCATAATCATTATCGTGCTTGTCGCAGATTTCCTGCATTTTTCCAATGTCCTGGTGCTCGCCCAGCATGCTGAAAATACCGTCGGTCACAATGAGGACGCGCTTGAACTTGCCCTTATTTTCTGAGAGCACTTTGTCCAAATCTTCCAGGTCCATATGCCTGAATATCATCTTATGGTCTTTGTCAAGCCCGGCCACCCTTATTCCATCAATTATGCTCCTGTGGTTCAGCTCGTCAGAGATTACAAGCGTGTCCGGGTGCACAACAGAATCACGGCTCTGCCCCTTTATGATGCAGTGCAGCACTGCCATGTTCGCTGCAAATGCAGATGAGAATATCATGCCTTCTTCCCTTCCATGGAATTTTGCCAGCGCCTTCTCAAGGTCGCGGTGGATTTGCATTGTCCCTGAAATAAACCTTACTGCACCCGGGCCCGCGCCGTATGTTTTCGAGGCCTCTTCCTCTGCACGCTTGATCTTTGCATTATGCCGCAGGCCAAGGTAATCATTGGAATTGAATATAAGGTATTCTTTCCCATTTATTACTGCCCTGCCGTTCCTGAAGCCGCTGATTATTTTCTCGTGCCTTTTGTCTGTCTGCACTTCATCAATCCTGGCAATTTCCACCCTTAACAGTTCGTAAAATTTTTCCTTGCCCATCATGTCACTTCCTTAATTTCGCTTTGAGATGCTTAAGCATCACTTCAGTCATTTTTGGGAGGGTGAATTCATGCTTCCATCCCCAATCCTTCCTTGCCTCAGAATCATCGATGATTCTCGGCCATGAATCAGCAATTTTCTGCCTGCTGTCCGGCGCATAATCTGCCCTGAATCCCGGAATGTGCTTTCTGATGTCTTCTTCCTGCTCCTTGGCTGAAAAGCTTATTGCCGCAAGGTTGTAGCTTGTCCTGACCTTTATTTTTTCAGCCGGCGCGTCCATCAGCATCAATGTTGCCCTGATTGCATCGTCCATATACATCATGGGAAGCACTGTATCTTCCCTCACAAAGCAGGTGTAGTGGCCTTTTAACAGGGCATCATAATAGAATGCGACTGCATAGTCAGTTGTCCCTCCGCCCGGCTCTGCCTTCCAGCTGATGATACCAGGATATCTCAGGCTTCTGACATCAAGATTGAATTTGAGGTGATAATATTGGCAGAGGAGTTCCCCTGCATATTTGGCAACGCCATAAATTGTGGTCGGCTCGGCGACAGTTCTTTGCGGCGTGTTGTCTTTCGGCGTTGTCGGGCCAAAAATCGCAATTGAGCTCGGCCAGAACAGCTTAAGTTTATTCTCAACACATATGTCAAGGATTGTCTTGAGGCCATTCATGTTTATGTCCCAGGCCAATTGTGGGTTTTTTTCGCCGACTGCAGAGATCATGCCAGCAAGATGATAGATTTGAGTTATTTTATGCTTGGCAATCAATGACTGGATTTCCTCTTTTTTTCTAACATCGCCATGCTCGACAATCCCATGAAAATCTTCAGGGACGTTCTTGTGGGCAAGGCAAATGACATTGTCCCTGCCATGCTTTTTCTGCAGTTCCGGAATCAAGTCAGAACCAATCTGGCCAAATGCGCCTGTCACGAGTATTTTATCCATATTGCTTCGCCTGAAAAGAATAAGTTGCCATTTAAGAAGATTGTGATTTTGAGATTGTGAGCAGTAGGCAGAACCCCTGCCCTAAATTCCAGTTGCCACCACCAAAGCTAAAAAACACCAAAAAGTATTTAAATATTAGGATATTCTAATATGATATTATGAATGAGATATACAAGATTCATGCGGAGATGTGCAAGGTATTCTCAAACCCCACAAGATTGGAAATATTGAATCTTTTGAGCGACAAGGAAATGTCAGTGACAGAGCTCATTAAGAAAACAAAATTGAGCCAGGCTAATATTTCCCAGCATTTATCCATTATGAAATCAAAAGGGATTGCCATTTCGGACAGAAAAGGAAAAAACATCTATTACAGGCTTACGAATCCAAAAATCATCAAAGCTTTTGATATAATCAGGGAAGTGTTAAGGGAAAGATTGAGAAGCAGGATGCTGTAAGGCAAACCCATGAAAAGGGATGCGGTGGTGTAATGCTTATGGAAGAAAACAAAAATGCTTGGGCCTGGGCGCTTGCAGCTGTAGCATTGCTCTTCGTGTTCGGCAGTTTTTGGATGGGAGGCTACGGCATGATGGGCTTTGGAATGGGATTCGGATTCCCCTTTATGTTGATTTTCTGGGGAGTGTCAATTTGGCTTGTTGTTGCCCTTATCAACGGAGGTCAGCCAAGCAAGAAAGAGGAAGACCCATCAATCATACTTAAAAAAAGATATGCTTCCGGAGAAATATCAAAAAAGCAATATGTGGAAATGAAAAAGGAACTGAAGTGAGGCATGACAATGAAAACTGATGATTTCGCATACATTGTTGAAACAAAAAAAAGTTTTGATGATGCCGTTGTTTCCGTTTTAAAGGCTGTTGAGCAAAAAGGCTGGGCATTATTTCAGGTTTATGATGTCAAGGAAAGGCTGGCTGCTAAGGGGTTTAGCCAAAAGCCGCTAAAAATAATCGAAATCTGCTCAGGCAAATATGCAAATCAGTTCCTAAACAAAAATAGGTTAATCTCCCTGTGCATGCCATGCAAAATCAATGTTCTGGAGGAAAATGAAAAAGTAAAGATAGCCGGGATGAAACCGACCATGATTTCTCAATTCTTTTCAGAAGTAGACAGGAAGGAAGCCGAGCAAGTTGAAAAGGATGTGATTGAGATGGTTGATAACGCGAGGTAAAACCATGAAAATAGGCATAATTTTAAACACAAATGATGCAGAAACCAGCTGGAATTGCTTTCGGTTTGGAAATGAGGCTATTGGCAAAAATCATTCAGTGAGGGTATTTCTCCTTGGGAAGGGGGTTGAGGTTGAAAGTGTAAAAGATGCAAAATTTCCTCTGCTTGATGGCTCAATTAGGAAATTCGTAAAAAATAGCGGCGTTATTCTTGCTTGTGGGACTTGCTTGAAGATAAGGGGAAAAGAAGAAAGCAGTATATGCCCCATTTCCGCAATGGAAGATTTGTTAAAGTTAGTTGAAGAGTCTGATAAGATTGTGACATTTGGTTAGAGATGCGGCAACTCTGCCTTCATTAAAAAAAATGTTGGTTTTCGAATTGGATTTAACATCAGGCTTAACCGAAGTTTTGACCTCTCGAAAGATCCCAAGGTATTTCTCAGGCAAACTCCTTCAGCTTCCTCTGCACGCTGATTTTCCTCAGCAGTTTGCTCTCTTTCAGCATTTGTTTGATATCGCAGCCGAATTTGTTCTTTATGAATTGCTGCGCATAATCCACCATCAGCTGCCTGCTTGAAAATTCAATTGGCTTGCTTTCCATGGCCTTTCTTGAGGCCTCCCTTACCACCCAGACGCCAAGCGGAACTGCATACTCACCTGTTATGAACCTTAAACAGAGTATGCTTGCCTGTTTCCTGATTCCGGCAAGCTTTTCCAGGATTGCGAGCCGTGCCGCGTAATATCCCCCCACTGTGTTGCTGGCATAGTCCTTCCTGCCGGCATAAAACTCATGGTCTGTTGCGTAATTTAATTTTCCTCCAGGCCTTGGCACAGCAGCTTCAAACAGTTCGTAGCTCCACACTTCAGGGAAGAGCATGACAAGGTAGTAGTTCCCAAGATAGCCGCCAAAATATGCAAGGTACCCGGCCTGCTGATAATCCTTTACTTTCCTGGCCAGCTGCCTGCCAATGCTGTCATCTGCTGCTGTAATGCTCCATCTTGTGGGGACGAGCTTTCTGTCTGCCTTTACACCAAGATTGCCAATTGACAACAGCCTTGTTATAACTGATTCGTCATACCCGTGCCCGTATAGATAATTGATTGCAGAATTTGCCTTGAAATCCGTGTCAGAAACGACATAGTCGACTTTCCTGTCAACTGAGATGTTTGAAGTCAGCTTTGCATTCTCAACCTGTGCTTTCGGCCCGGATGGCGCTGAAAAATCGTGGAATGACATCCTGAAGCTCGGCTGCTTGTCCAGCTTTATTTCAACCTCGGCTGGTTTTGACGCCATTGCGACTTCCTTGCTTATGTCAAGAAACTTGCTCTTGCCTTTGATATTTACCGAGAATCTTGAGTTAATTAGCTCGCTCCTGATGTTTATCATTTGGGGGATAGAAAAGTTGTGCTGGCCCCAGTACCTCGGCGCGTCGAGCTTCCATGCTTCCTCGCTTATTTCCGGCGGCGCCATGATGCCAACATTGAGGTTGGGGTAGCCGAACCTTCCCACAAACACCGTCGGTGCAGACCCAAAGAGTTCCTGCTTTGTCAGTTTTGTTTTTACCTGCTTCATGGCAAGGCTGTGCTCGCAAATAGGGCAAAAGCCAAGCGCTTCGTATTGTTTATGCTTACAGGATAAAGCCATGAAGAGCTATACAGCTATAACATTAAAAAGATTTGCGAAGATAAAGCTTTTTAAATGGCTGCTATTGCCATACTCCCTTGTTTTACATGTGTAATCATGTTATATGTCAGACGGGTGAATGATAAATGGAACATTTGGAAAACGAGCATGCAATTTTGAAGCAGTCATCAATCCATAATATGGGCGTATTTGCCAAGGCTGAAATAACTCCGGGAACAAAGGTCATAGAATATATAGGTGAAAAGATAAGCAAAGAAGAGGGCACAAGGCGCTCCGATGCCACTGAAGCGCTGGCCAAGACCAGGCATGATATTGGGAGCACATACATATTTGAGCTTAACGATGAGTGGGATATCGACGGGGATGTGCCCGGCAACCTGGCCAAGTACATAAACCACTCCTGCGAGCCCAATTGCAACATAATGTTCGATGACAACAAGATATACATTGTTGCCAACAAGGAAATAAAAGCCGGCGAGGAGCTTACTTATAATTATGGGTTTGATGAGGAAGACTACCAGGACCATCCCTGCCGCTGCAATTCACCCAATTGCGTTGGCTATATTCTTGGGCAGGAGCACTGGCATATCCTGAAGAATGAAAAAGGATTGAAGCATGAAGCTCGGGAATCTGGCATTATGGTTGAAATAAGAAACTAATAGCCTTTCATTTTTCTCCAGGAAACCTTTAAAAGCCCCGGGCGATGCTATGTTACACAATGGTGCAAAAAGACAATATCGAAAAAGCCAAGAAAAGCATATTCAAGGTCAGCGAAGAGCCTCAAGGCCTGAAAGTCAAGGGCTATGATTTTGAAAATGAGTTTGACTTGGAAAAATTCCTAAAACAATACGGCTCAACAGGATTCCAGGCAACGCACTTCCACAAGGGGTTTGAGATCCTGAAAAAGATGTTTATTGAAAAGAAAAAAACCGGGAAAGACATGACAATTTTTCTGGGCTACACCTCAAATATGGTCAGCAGCGGAGTGAGGGAAGCAATAAAGTTTCTTGTGAA
This genomic stretch from Candidatus Woesearchaeota archaeon harbors:
- a CDS encoding winged helix-turn-helix transcriptional regulator; translation: MNEIYKIHAEMCKVFSNPTRLEILNLLSDKEMSVTELIKKTKLSQANISQHLSIMKSKGIAISDRKGKNIYYRLTNPKIIKAFDIIREVLRERLRSRML
- a CDS encoding aminotransferase class I/II-fold pyridoxal phosphate-dependent enzyme produces the protein MMGKEKFYELLRVEIARIDEVQTDKRHEKIISGFRNGRAVINGKEYLIFNSNDYLGLRHNAKIKRAEEEASKTYGAGPGAVRFISGTMQIHRDLEKALAKFHGREEGMIFSSAFAANMAVLHCIIKGQSRDSVVHPDTLVISDELNHRSIIDGIRVAGLDKDHKMIFRHMDLEDLDKVLSENKGKFKRVLIVTDGIFSMLGEHQDIGKMQEICDKHDNDYEEGIITVVDDSHGVAGFGKTGRGCEEASNGKCDLLVGTLGKGFGADGGYVVGDKTMVDYLRESSATYIYSNPFSPGTAGASLASVNLVDSAEGHRLLHNLNSNISYFKEKATKLGFKFACDSSHPIQPLLIGDTAKTKALTKALFEAGILVTNINFPVVPKGRDEIRVQISAAHSREELDAFIEKMATAGKKLGII
- a CDS encoding DUF302 domain-containing protein, which gives rise to MTMKTDDFAYIVETKKSFDDAVVSVLKAVEQKGWALFQVYDVKERLAAKGFSQKPLKIIEICSGKYANQFLNKNRLISLCMPCKINVLEENEKVKIAGMKPTMISQFFSEVDRKEAEQVEKDVIEMVDNAR
- a CDS encoding SET domain-containing protein-lysine N-methyltransferase yields the protein MEHLENEHAILKQSSIHNMGVFAKAEITPGTKVIEYIGEKISKEEGTRRSDATEALAKTRHDIGSTYIFELNDEWDIDGDVPGNLAKYINHSCEPNCNIMFDDNKIYIVANKEIKAGEELTYNYGFDEEDYQDHPCRCNSPNCVGYILGQEHWHILKNEKGLKHEARESGIMVEIRN
- a CDS encoding SHOCT domain-containing protein, with the translated sequence MGGYGMMGFGMGFGFPFMLIFWGVSIWLVVALINGGQPSKKEEDPSIILKKRYASGEISKKQYVEMKKELK
- a CDS encoding DsrE family protein, whose amino-acid sequence is MKIGIILNTNDAETSWNCFRFGNEAIGKNHSVRVFLLGKGVEVESVKDAKFPLLDGSIRKFVKNSGVILACGTCLKIRGKEESSICPISAMEDLLKLVEESDKIVTFG
- a CDS encoding NAD-dependent epimerase/dehydratase family protein; translation: MDKILVTGAFGQIGSDLIPELQKKHGRDNVICLAHKNVPEDFHGIVEHGDVRKKEEIQSLIAKHKITQIYHLAGMISAVGEKNPQLAWDINMNGLKTILDICVENKLKLFWPSSIAIFGPTTPKDNTPQRTVAEPTTIYGVAKYAGELLCQYYHLKFNLDVRSLRYPGIISWKAEPGGGTTDYAVAFYYDALLKGHYTCFVREDTVLPMMYMDDAIRATLMLMDAPAEKIKVRTSYNLAAISFSAKEQEEDIRKHIPGFRADYAPDSRQKIADSWPRIIDDSEARKDWGWKHEFTLPKMTEVMLKHLKAKLRK